In the genome of Sebastes fasciatus isolate fSebFas1 chromosome 23, fSebFas1.pri, whole genome shotgun sequence, the window gatatgtagagccagagcaacacgacctcctctccacaccagatatgtagagccagagcaacacaacctcctctccatgccagatatgtagagccagagcaacacgacctcctctccacaccaaacaggtagagacagagcaacacaacctcctctccacgccagatatgtagagccagagcaacacaacctcctctccacgccaaacaggtagagacagagcaacacaacctcctctccacgccagataggtagagccagagcaacacgacctcctctccacgccagatatgtagagccagcgcaacacaacctcctctccacgcctgatatgtagagccagagcaacacgacctcctctccacgccagatatgtagagccagagcaacacgacctcctctccacgccaaacaggtagagacagagcaacacaacctcctctccacgccagataggtagagccagagcaacacgacctcctctccacgccagataggtagagccagcgcaacacaacctcctctccacgccagatatgtagagccagagcaacacaacctcctctccacaccaaacaggtagagacagagcaacacaacctcctctccacaccagatatgtagagtcagagcaacacgaccttctctccacgccagataggtagagccagagcaacacaacctcctctccacgccatataggtagagccagagcaacacaacctcctctccacgccagataggtagagccagagcaacacgacctcctctccacgccagataggtagagccagagcaacacgacctcctctccacgccagatatgtagagccagagcaacacgaccttctctccacgccagataggtagagccagagcaacacaacctcctctccacgccatataggtagagccagagcaacacaacctcctctccacgccagataggtagagccagagcaacacgacctcctctccacgccagataggtagagccagagcaacacgacctcctctccacgccagataggtagagccaaagcaacaccacctcctctccacaccagatatgtagagccagagcaacacgacctcctctccacaccaaacaggtagagacagagcaacacaacctcctctccatgccagatatgtagagccagagcaacacgacctcctctccacaccagatatgtagagccagagcaacacaacctcctctccacaccagatatgtagagccagagcaacacgaccttctctccacgccagataggtagagccagagcaacacaacctcctctccacgccatataggtagagccagagcaacacaacctcctctccacgccagataggtagagccagagcaacacgacctcctctccacgccagataggtagagccagagcaacacgacctcctctccacgccagataggtagagccagagcaacaccacctcctctccacaccagatatgtagagccagagcaacacgacctcctctccacaccaaacaggtagagacagagcaacacaacctcctctccatgccagatatgtagagccagagcaacacgacctcctctccacaccagatatgtagagccagagcaacacaacctcctctccacaccagatatgtagagccagagcaacacaacctcctctccacgccagataggtagagccagagcaacacaacctcctctccacgccagataggtagagccagagcaacacaacctcctctccacgccagataggtagagccagagcaacaccaCCTCTTCTCCACgacagagcaacacgacctcctctccagaTTCCATTGCAaggtgtgaaaatgtgaatttaaTTCATAAATGCAGCTGCATGTCTGGCTCTCTGCCAGGACTCCGGCTCCTCTCGGTCTCTCTCTGGATCCCCTCCAGACCtccagtccccccccccctccagagGAGAggtgatttctttcttttttcccttccttcccttccttcctctcctcctctcctcctcctcctcccgggtCCTGGTGTGTGTTGGTCTGTGTGGGGGGGGCCGTCTCACTCTTCTGAGCCGCTCCGTGCAGGGCTGATCCGGTCTGTCCTCTCCGCTGCTCCGGTGCCGGTGCCGCCGCTGCGGTGCGTCCTAGCCGAGCCCCCCCGGTTCTTCTGTCTCGTGTTCTGTTCTGTCCTGCAGCCTGAAGGGGGACACTTCGAGGTGGAATACAGGAACTCTCTCTACTGGAACGGaggcgcagcagcagcaccgggAACCGGGACCATGAGCGGCCGCGGGGACGAGGCCACCGGGGCCGGGGAGAGCTCCGGTTCTCAGGAGACCACCGGGGCCACCGGGGGTCCGGAGACCCAGACCCAGAAGAGGAGGCCCGGGAGACCCAGGAAACCCCCCAAAGTAAGTTAGAGTCCCGCTGCAGGCGCGCTGAGGACGCACGGAACCAGAACCAGTCTGGAGACCGAGATGAGCTTCACTGTGGTCGGAGAGTCCAGGTCTAACTTTAGACCCGACTACAAGACCGGTACCGACATCTGCTCCATGATGCTGCTCTGGCTCTGGttgtggttctggttctggtgtAAAGTTAAACTGGTAACTGATTGTTCCATGTGGACGGTGAAGCAGCTTCTCTGGCTGGTAGACCTCCTGTTGTTtaatatcaatcaatcaatcaaactgtaTCGATAAAGCACCTTTCAAACCAGTCCGACGCAGATCAGCAGGACAGATGATGGATTAATGCATTCAGAGACTaatgcaccaaaacaaccagaTCAAGTTCAGTGAATGAGGAAGCACTAAGAGAGATGAGTATTAAAGATTATAAAAGAtcaataacaatacaaataaataatacaaatgatgaaactacacaaaataagcagattgtgttaaaataataacattgtaataaaataaaagaataaaagagcagaaatgttgattaaataaaaccctataatgatgataaataaaataagtataaacaataaaaaacataaaaatataaccTCCTTTATGTCTGctgaatacatacatatatatatacatacatatatatatatatacatacatatatatatatatacatacatatatatatatgtatgtattcagCAGACATCTCTTATATAGGACATGATGAGGAATGTTTCTTGGCTCTGGCTGATAATCTTTAATTGACAACATGAGTCTAAAGAggagagtatatatagtatatactatatactatatatatagtatatactatatatatagtatatatagtgtatagtatatatactatatataatatatatagtatatatactatatatagtatatagtatatatattatataatatatatatagtgtatagtatatatagtatatatatatatatactatatatatagtatatagtatatatactatatatagtatatagtatatatattatataatatatatatagtgtatagtatatatagtatatatagtatatatactatatatagtatatactatatatatagtatatatactatatatagtatatatactatatatagtatatatactatatatagtatatagtatatatattatataatatatatatagtgtatagtatatatagtatatatagtatatatactatatatatagtatatagtatatatatatatactatatatagtatgGAGGATGCCTGTAGTCCTGCAGGGCTCTGACTCACCAGTGATTCACATCTGTAAACAGAAAGTCATTCACAGAAACTCTCTCACTTTCCCACCAAAAACTTcccaccagaaccagaaccagaatcagaatcagaatgatgTCCAGGTCCACCGCCGGCTGCAGTGTTTCTGTAGCTCAGAGGAACCGGACCGgctcagagacacagagactcagagacacagagacacagagacacagagacacagcagCCTGCAGCTGAGAATACAGTAGATGACTAGATGATAGACAGACTCACATCTTCAAACACTCAGGTTCATGGTTCATCACCATGAGAGAGATACTGATGGAGTTCAGTGTGAggataataacacacacacacacacacacacacacacacacacacacacacacacacacacacacacacacacacacacacacaaccgttGTCCTTCTTTTGGTCTTACCCATAAAGCAATGATCAAATGGGGGGGGTTCAAATCTTAgtttcctgtcctcctgtcctcgtgtcctcctgtcctcctgtcctcgaCACCCACGTCATGTCCCCCCGTCCCTTTCAGGAGCCCAGTGGAGAGCCTGTCCCCAAGCGACCGAGGGGCCGCCCCAAAGGAAGCAAGAACAAGGGCCCCTCCAAGGCGGCGCAGAAGGTGAGGAGCACCTGAATGACggacgcacgcacgcacgcacgcacgcacgcacgcacgcacgcacgcacgcacgcacgcacgcacgcacgcactcaTGCGatattccaaaatgttgcagGAAACTGATTTTCtgagtcttgatgatttccaCAGTGTGTCCATCTGATGAGATCAGATCTCAGAAGATAACAGACATGTTTTATTACCTCTTGATTTTTAAACGCTACTAACCTGAGCAAAATGTGTAAACCTATAAGGAGCATGaaggtcacttcagggtcaaacttcacccccttGCCTTCATGATAGATTGACCAACAAAACACCGTTAGAACAGCTTTCCATCGGTGTATtgatcttttcattagcagtaaCATTGACAGAGATATTGCTTGATAGATTTCTGTGTCACCAGTAACTTTGGTAGAACTTTGGGTTGTTAGATATCTGACCAACTAAAGGAGATAATCATGGATTGTTCCCGTGAGTAGATTGTTTGTTAAGCTGTTTTTCTGTCCCGTTGCTACAGAAACAGGTCGCTAAGTTTGCTTTTACGCATAACCCGTTTGGTTCAGTTAAAACAAACTTAGGTCTGTTTGTCCAGTTAGCTTTGTTTGGGCCGGTGTTAAAGCTCATCCAGCTCTGTGTGGACCAAACAACCGAACTCCGGTCCACCTGAGAAGGTGGGTCTCGGTCCGCTTCCGAGTggactctggtgcggttcaggctgttgttcatgtcccgcgtgaaaccaaaAGGAAACGTTGACTTTACGCTAGTTACGTAGCGTTAGGTCAGCAGGTCCACTGAGGACGGCtgttattgcctaaacctaatcaatcCTTTCtgaacgttaaccacgtgtcgTTGTGCGATTCTAAGCGTGTGACATTAGAAGTCTGCTCAGATCAGTTCTTTGATCGAACTCAGGTGTCTTATTGGcccacagtacagtacagtacagtactgtactgtactgtactgagcCTGTTAACGTTGAGTATACATACGTCTATGTGGAGGCAGCAGAGCAGGGTGCTCTGGGTAACTGTTCAGGTTGTGTACGAGTAGAAAGAAAGTGCCACAGGAATGTCTCCAGTTGACACCTGTACATGTTCTCCTATACCTGTACATGTTCTCCTATACCTGTACATGTTCTCCTATACCTGTACATGTTCTCCTATACCTGTACATGTTCTCCTATACCTGTACATGTTCTCCTATACCTGTACATGTTCTCCTATACCTGTACATGTTCTTCTATACCTGTACATGTTCTCCTATACCTGTACATGTTCTCCTATACCTGTACATGTTCTCCTATACCTGTACATGTTCTCCTATACCTGTACATGTTCTCCTATACCTGTACATGTTCTCCTATACAAGCATGTTCCAGTGTGAAAGAGCAGCATACCTGGAACAATAGAAACATGAACACACGTCTGAGAACACAGGAACCTGTTTGTGATGAAAGAACCACGCGGCCATAACTCAGCAGCACTCTCACACACTGTGtacacagagaggagacggtGTGCACGAGAGGAGACTGTGTGCACGAGAGATACGGGTTGATGAATGAGCCCAGATTAAAGTAAAGAAAAGATGATCCCGACAAAAGCTTTGGGAATTTCACAGCAATATTACAGCTAACGTTTTTGGGATTGTGATGCCGTCGTTGTGAGCGAGGCGAGGCTGGGGCCGGGGCCGGGTGGAGGGTGGCGGGTGCCGGGGCCGGGGCCGGGGCCGGGGCCGGGGCCGGGGCCGGGGCCGGGGCCGGGGCCGGGGCCGGGGCCGGGGCCGGGGCCGGGGCGCCAGGTGCCTGGTGCCGGTGCCGGTGCCGTGGGCCGGGGCCGGGGCGCCAGGTGCCTGGTGCCGGTGCCGTGGGCCGGGGCCAGGTGCCGGATGCCGGGTTTGGGGCCGGTCCCTGTGTCTTCATTCATTAGCCAGATGAAGCAGTGttacgccggggccacacagcgcgcatcatgctcgcgtgacggcagcgtcacgtcatggccgcgtcatgcccacctagggtgttcacactagacgcgagttacccacgtctcgggagcgtcccggagctacctgtcagctgtgtttttgctgttgctgacagccctttctttctacatagagtttgccttttaatggccatttaacttcataataaatgtgatttatatttattgaagacaaaaaagggtaagaactgtgtggtaatttgtaaatattattaaaaacaagca includes:
- the hmga2 gene encoding high mobility group protein HMGI-C → MSGRGDEATGAGESSGSQETTGATGGPETQTQKRRPGRPRKPPKEPSGEPVPKRPRGRPKGSKNKGPSKAAQKKAEATGEKRPRGRPRKWPQQVVQKKPAQEEEEEEEEEEEAGESPEED